A genomic stretch from Lathyrus oleraceus cultivar Zhongwan6 chromosome 2, CAAS_Psat_ZW6_1.0, whole genome shotgun sequence includes:
- the LOC127119771 gene encoding syntaxin-22, giving the protein MSFQDLESGRRNLINGKQNPTQAVASGVFQINTAVSTFQRLVNTLGTPKDTPELREKLHKTRLHIGQLVKDTSDKLKQASEIDHHVDVNATKKIADAKLAKDFQAVLKEFQKAQRLAAERETAYTPFVPQDAQPSSYTVSGVGVSSDKSQEQRALVESKRQEVISLDNEISFNEAIIEEREQGIQEVQQQIGEVNEIFKDLAVLVHEQGAMIDDIGSNIEHSHEATVQAKSELVKASKTQRSSSSLVCLLLVIFGIVLLIIIIVVAA; this is encoded by the exons ATGAGTTTTCAAGACTTAGAATCCGGCCGGCGCAACCTAATCAACGGCAAACAAAACCCGACGCAGGCAGTTGCTTCCGGCGTATTTCAGATCAACACCGCCGTCTCCACTTTTCAGAGACTCGTCAACACACTCGGAACCCCCAAAGACACGCCAGAACTCCGCGAGAAACT ACACAAGACCAGACTCCACATTGGACAATTGGTGAAGGATACGTCGGATAAACTTAAACAAGCTAGTGAAATTGATCATCATGTTGATGTTAAT GCAACCAAGAAGATAGCAGATGCTAAATTGGCCAAAGATTTTCAGGCAGTGTTGAAAGAATTTCAGAAGGCACAGCGTCTTGCAGCCGAGAGGGAGACAGCTTACACTCCTTTTGTTCCGCAAGATGCTCAGCCATCCAG CTATACAGTCAGTGGAGTAGGTGTCAGTTCTGATAAAAGTCAAGAACAGCGTGCCCTTGTGGAATCCAAAAG ACAGGAGGTAATATCCTTAGATAATGAGATTTCCTTCAATGAGGCTATCATCGAGGAAAGAGAACAAGGTATTCAAGAAGTCCAGCAGCAGATTGGGGAAGTAAATGAGATCTTCAAAGATCTTGCCGTGCTTGTTCATGAGCAAGGAGCAATGATTG ATGATATTGGATCCAACATTGAGCATTCCCATGAAGCCACTGTCCAAGCAAAATCAGAACTTGTGAAAGCTTCTAAGACACAACGATCAAGTTCATCTTTG GTGTGCTTGCTTTTGGTGATATTTGGAATCGTGCttctcatcatcatcattgttGTTGCTGCTTAG